From the Primulina tabacum isolate GXHZ01 chromosome 15, ASM2559414v2, whole genome shotgun sequence genome, one window contains:
- the LOC142525860 gene encoding uncharacterized protein LOC142525860 produces the protein MQNKCVEISYFKAWRGRQLALDKLLGSPEDSYRIMPSYLYMIEQVNKGSKTDLVTRFNRGCLLVATAQDGDFHQFHIAWTIVDSENDDSWTWFLLKLKEFINDDPNLIIISDKHISIINVVRTVYEHASHVHCSWHLSQNLKRVYGGKGGIDLFMKTAYAYKVSEFDELYGCLKERYPNIASYLEMHSSPDKWSRAYSPGARYNIMKTNGVESINAKLKTEREMPIVALLDAIHN, from the exons ATGCAAAATAAATGTGTTGAAATTAGTTACTTCAAAGCATGGAGGGGAAGACAACTTGCTTTGGATAAGTTACTTGGCAGTCCTGAagatagttatcgaattatgcCTTCATATTTGTACATGATTGAACAAGTGAACAAAGGCTCGAAAACTGATTTGGTGACCAGATTCAACAG AGGTTGTTTACTTGTTGCTACAGCCCAAGATGGTGACTTTCATCAATTTCATATAGCATGGACCATTGTTGACTCTGAGAATGATGATTCATGGACTTGGTTTTTGCTGAAGTTGAAGGAGTTTATTAATGATGATCCTAACTTGATAATCATTTCTGACAAACATATATCTATTATTAATGTTGTTCGTACTGTATATGAGCATGCATCACATGTACATTGCTCGTGGCATCTTTCACAGAACCTTAAAAGAGTGTATGGTGGAAAAGGTGGGATTGATTTGTTTATGAAAACAGCATATGCATACAAAGTGTCTGAATTTGATGAGTTGTACGGATGTTTGAAAGAGAGATATCCCAACATTGCATCATATCTTGAAATGCATTCATCTCCTGACAAATGGTCTAGAGCTTATTCCCCTGGTGCTAGATACAATATAATGAAGACAAATGGGGTAGAGTCAATAAATGCAAAACTTAAGACTGAAAGAGAGATGCCTATTGTAGCATTGTTGGATGCAATtcataattaa